In Triticum aestivum cultivar Chinese Spring chromosome 5B, IWGSC CS RefSeq v2.1, whole genome shotgun sequence, the following proteins share a genomic window:
- the LOC123112524 gene encoding 60S ribosomal protein L32-1, which translates to MAVPLLKKAIVKKRVKHFKRAHSDRYIGLKQSWRRPKGIDSRVRRKFKGCTLMPNIGYGSDKKTRHYLPNKFKKFVVHNVSELELLMMHNRTYCAEIAHNVSTQKRKAIVERAAQLDVVVTNKLARLRSQEDE; encoded by the exons ATGGCGGTGCCTCTGCTGAAGAAGGCGATCGTGAAGAAGAGGGTGAAGCACTTCAAGAGGGCGCACAGCGACCGCTACATCGGCCTCAAG CAAAGCTGGCGTAGGCCAAAGGGTATCGACTCCCGTGTCAGGCGGAAGTTCAAGGGATGCACCTTGATGCCCAACATCGGGTACGGTTCAGACAAGAAGACAAGGCACTACCTGCCCAACAAGTTCAAGAAGTTCGTTGTCCACAATGTCTCTGAGCTGGAGCTGCTCATGATGCACAACAG GACCTACTGTGCCGAGATCGCACACAACGTGTCCACCCAGAAGCGCAAGGCGATCGTGGAGCGTGCTGCGCAGCTCGACGTCGTGGTCACCAACAAGCTTGCTAGGCTCCGCAGCCAGGAGGACGAGTAA
- the LOC123112525 gene encoding transcription factor BHLH089 isoform X2, which translates to MDGDYVSGLLMGSAGLDFGVPGLDAGFFETLCGAGGAGLAAMFGDRAAGMPGFGGPFGPAEGGGGGGELGAASREGSSVSDPAWAHGANARKRKAPAAGAGKGKEAASCFAKMGEPTGPDSKKCKIEDETVRPKVEEEAATATASDGSAGGERGRKQAKGKGSKSKQPAADEPPRDYVHVRARRGQATDSHSLAERVRREKITLKMKMLQDLVPGCNKVIGKALMLDEIINYVQSLQQQVEFLSMKLSTVNPQLDFDTLSNLLHKDMNQALGPSASTVFPLESAGTVYPLCDQADLYQSFSSGAMENQCSMGLLDMALPPAPQYPFQKQQDFWEAGAQNGLHMDHEQSQENAGSAPNFDGQLQAADHPEIEF; encoded by the exons ATGGACGGCGACTACGTCTCCGGCCTGCTCATGGGCTCCGCGGGGCTCGACTTCGGTGTGCCGGGCCTTGACGCAGGCTTCTTCGAGACGCTCTGcggcgccggcggcgcggggctcgcCGCCATGTTCGGGGACCGGGCGGCCGGGATGCCCGGCTTCGGCGGCCCGTTCGGGCCCgcggaggggggcggcggcgggggcgagctCGGCGCCGCGTCCCGGGAGGGGTCCTCCGTCTCCGACCCGGCGTGGGCGCACGGCGCGAATGCCAGGAAGCGGAAGGCGCCGGCCGCGGGCGCCGGCAAGGGCAAGGAGGCCGCGTCCTGTTTCGCCAAG ATGGGAGAGCCGACGGGTCCCGACTCGAAGAAATGCAAAATTGAGGACGAGACGGTGAGGCccaaggtggaggaggaggcggccacggccacggccagcGATGGGTCGGCCGGCGGGGAGAGAGGGCGCAAGCAGGCCAAGGGCAAGGGCTCCAAGTCCAAGCAGCCGGCGGCGGACGAGCCGCCCAGGGACTACGTCCATGTCCGGGCCAGGAGAGGCCAGGCAACCGACAGCCACAGCCTTGCTGAGAGG GTTAGAAGAGAGAAGATCaccctcaagatgaagatgctccagGACCTGGTGCCAGGATGTAACAAG GTGATTGGTAAAGCGCTCATGCTCGATGAGATCATAAACTATGTTCAATCGCTGCAGCAGCAAGTCGAG TTCTTGTCCATGAAGCTCTCCACCGTGAACCCGCAACTTGACTTCGACACCTTGTCTAACCTCCTACACAAAGAT ATGAACCAAGCACTTGGCCCCTCGGCGAGCACGGTCTTCCCATTGGAGAGTGCTGGCACAGTGTACCCATTGTGTGACCAAGCAGACCTTTACCAGTCCTTCAGTTCGGGTGCTATGGAGAACCAATGCTCCATGGGTCTGTTAGACATGGCTCTACCGCCCGCCCCGCAGTACCCTTTTCAAAAACAG CAAGATTTCTGGGAGGCGGGTGCCCAAAATGGGCTGCATATGGACCACGAGCAAAGCCAGGAGAATGCGGGTTCGGCACCGAATTTCGATG GTCAGCTACAAGCAGCGGATCATCCAGAGATTGAGTTCTAG
- the LOC123112525 gene encoding transcription factor BHLH089 isoform X1, producing the protein MDGDYVSGLLMGSAGLDFGVPGLDAGFFETLCGAGGAGLAAMFGDRAAGMPGFGGPFGPAEGGGGGGELGAASREGSSVSDPAWAHGANARKRKAPAAGAGKGKEAASCFAKMGEPTGPDSKKCKIEDETVRPKVEEEAATATASDGSAGGERGRKQAKGKGSKSKQPAADEPPRDYVHVRARRGQATDSHSLAERVRREKITLKMKMLQDLVPGCNKVIGKALMLDEIINYVQSLQQQVEFLSMKLSTVNPQLDFDTLSNLLHKDMNQALGPSASTVFPLESAGTVYPLCDQADLYQSFSSGAMENQCSMGLLDMALPPAPQYPFQKQQQDFWEAGAQNGLHMDHEQSQENAGSAPNFDGQLQAADHPEIEF; encoded by the exons ATGGACGGCGACTACGTCTCCGGCCTGCTCATGGGCTCCGCGGGGCTCGACTTCGGTGTGCCGGGCCTTGACGCAGGCTTCTTCGAGACGCTCTGcggcgccggcggcgcggggctcgcCGCCATGTTCGGGGACCGGGCGGCCGGGATGCCCGGCTTCGGCGGCCCGTTCGGGCCCgcggaggggggcggcggcgggggcgagctCGGCGCCGCGTCCCGGGAGGGGTCCTCCGTCTCCGACCCGGCGTGGGCGCACGGCGCGAATGCCAGGAAGCGGAAGGCGCCGGCCGCGGGCGCCGGCAAGGGCAAGGAGGCCGCGTCCTGTTTCGCCAAG ATGGGAGAGCCGACGGGTCCCGACTCGAAGAAATGCAAAATTGAGGACGAGACGGTGAGGCccaaggtggaggaggaggcggccacggccacggccagcGATGGGTCGGCCGGCGGGGAGAGAGGGCGCAAGCAGGCCAAGGGCAAGGGCTCCAAGTCCAAGCAGCCGGCGGCGGACGAGCCGCCCAGGGACTACGTCCATGTCCGGGCCAGGAGAGGCCAGGCAACCGACAGCCACAGCCTTGCTGAGAGG GTTAGAAGAGAGAAGATCaccctcaagatgaagatgctccagGACCTGGTGCCAGGATGTAACAAG GTGATTGGTAAAGCGCTCATGCTCGATGAGATCATAAACTATGTTCAATCGCTGCAGCAGCAAGTCGAG TTCTTGTCCATGAAGCTCTCCACCGTGAACCCGCAACTTGACTTCGACACCTTGTCTAACCTCCTACACAAAGAT ATGAACCAAGCACTTGGCCCCTCGGCGAGCACGGTCTTCCCATTGGAGAGTGCTGGCACAGTGTACCCATTGTGTGACCAAGCAGACCTTTACCAGTCCTTCAGTTCGGGTGCTATGGAGAACCAATGCTCCATGGGTCTGTTAGACATGGCTCTACCGCCCGCCCCGCAGTACCCTTTTCAAAAACAG CAGCAAGATTTCTGGGAGGCGGGTGCCCAAAATGGGCTGCATATGGACCACGAGCAAAGCCAGGAGAATGCGGGTTCGGCACCGAATTTCGATG GTCAGCTACAAGCAGCGGATCATCCAGAGATTGAGTTCTAG